A genomic segment from Bombus huntii isolate Logan2020A chromosome 13, iyBomHunt1.1, whole genome shotgun sequence encodes:
- the LOC126872534 gene encoding protein ERGIC-53 isoform X1 yields MSDAILNVFPLETDIWKRGRSLLEITHRITGNSCVLKSAEKIVDYGQSTFDSTVEMKMAAEVRWLLIFHVFCVIYAVLGETPHRKFEYKYSFKPPYLAQKDGSVPFWEYGGNAIASAENVRVAPSLRSQKGAIWVKQPVTFNWWEVELIFRITGRGRIGADGLAFWYTAEKGAYNGTVFGSSDQWKGLGIFFDSFDNDNKHNNPYIMAVLNDGTESFDHTNDGTTQLSAGCLRDFRNKPFATRAKIEYYENILTVLFHNGMTNNEQDYEICFRVENVVLPKGGYFGVSAATGGLADDHDVSHFLTHSLFLTGQMRTEEHKVSLELEQQKLSQEYMDYQKKLEQQKEEYRRDHPNEHREKEEFVEYFETDNQRELRQIFSGQSQMFDALRELNRKLDEIVGRQERSLSLISQLQVGVGVQAGGQPGQIQLIDTIRRQEVDTVLNNQKNIISTAKQIESYINEVHSKTDLILNNQARSPTAQVQPMGYDYHSLISEMRDGLNTLKRDITQISTKVNNGGTDCPTTSCLTTTMFLLFVAVQMIILLAYSMYRDNKEAQAKKLY; encoded by the exons ATGAGCGACGCCATCTTGAACGTATTTCCATTGGAGACGGATATATGGAAAAGAGGACGTTCACTATTAGAGattacacatcgaataactGGTAACAGCTGCGTTCTGAAATCAGCTGAGAAAAT AGTCGACTACGGTCAATCTACTTTCGATTCAACAGTCGAAATGAAGATGGCCGCCGAGGTGAGGTggcttttaatttttcatgtATTTTGTGTAATTTATGCGGTTCTCGGTGAGACACCCCATCGAAAATTCGAATATAAATACTCGTTTAAGCCACCGTATCTCGCACAAAAAGATGGGAGCGTGCCTTTTTGGGAATACGGAGGAA ATGCAATTGCTAGCGCAGAAAACGTTAGAGTTGCTCCATCGTTGAGAAGCCAAAAAG gTGCGATATGGGTGAAACAGCCTGTTACCTTTAATTGGTGGGAAGTTGAATTAATATTCAGAATAACAGGAAGGGGAAGAATTGGAGCGGATGGTTTAGCCTTTTGGTACACTGCTGAAAAGGGTGCTTATAATGGCACTGTCTTTGGTAGTTCTGATCAATGGAAAggtcttggaatttttttcGATTCCTTTGACAATGACAATAAACACAACAACCCTTACATCATGGCAGTCCTCAATGATGGCACAGAAAGCTTTGATCATACTAA CGATGGTACAACACAGCTATCTGCTGGTTGCTTAAGAGATTTTCGTAATAAGCCATTTGCCACAAGAgcaaaaattgaatattatgAGAACATTCTAACA GTGCTATTCCATAATGGTATGACAAACAATGAACAAGATTATGAAATATGTTTCCGAGTTGAAAATGTTGTTCTACCAAAAGGAGGGTACTTTGGTGTCTCTGCTGCTACTG GTGGTTTGGCCGATGACCATGATGTTTCACATTTCTTAACACATTCTCTATTTCTTACTGGTCAGATGAGGACTGAGGAGCATAAAGTATCTCTTGAGCTTGAACAACAAAAGCTTAGTCAGGAGTATATGGATTACCAGAAAAAATTGGAACAACAGAAAGAAGAGTATAGGAG AGATCATCCAAACGAACATCGTGAGAAAGAGGAATTTGtagaatattttgaaactgATAATCAAAGAGAATTGCGACAAATTTTCTCTGGTCAAAGTCAAATGTTCGATGCGCTGCGCGAACTTAATAGGAAACTCGACGAAATAGTTGGAAGACAAGAGCGATCTTTAAGTTTAATATCCCAACTTCAAGTTGGTG TAGGTGTGCAAGCGGGAGGCCAACCAGGACAAATACAGCTTATTGATACGATTCGCCGACAAGAAGTCGATACTGTATTAAATAatcaaaaaaatataataagtaCAGCAAAACAAATAGAATCCTATATAAATGAGGTGCATTCCAAGACTGATCTTATTCTTAATAATCAGGCTCGAAGTCCTACCGCTCAG GTGCAGCCGATGGGATACGATTATCATTCACTTATTTCGGAAATGCGAGATGGACTTAATACATTAAAAAGAGATATTACGCAAATAAGCACTAAAGTAAACAATGGTGGAACAGATTGTCCAACAACGAGCTGTTTAACAACAACGATGTTCTTACTTTTTGTGGCAGTTCAGATGATAATTTTACTAGCGTACAGCATGTACCG AGACAACAAAGAAGCACAGGCGAAGAAGTTGTACTAA
- the LOC126872534 gene encoding protein ERGIC-53 isoform X2, which yields MSDAILNVFPLETDIWKRGRSLLEITHRITGNSCVLKSAEKIVDYGQSTFDSTVEMKMAAEVRWLLIFHVFCVIYAVLGETPHRKFEYKYSFKPPYLAQKDGSVPFWEYGGNAIASAENVRVAPSLRSQKGAIWVKQPVTFNWWEVELIFRITGRGRIGADGLAFWYTAEKGAYNGTVFGSSDQWKGLGIFFDSFDNDNKHNNPYIMAVLNDGTESFDHTNDGTTQLSAGCLRDFRNKPFATRAKIEYYENILTVLFHNGMTNNEQDYEICFRVENVVLPKGGYFGVSAATGGLADDHDVSHFLTHSLFLTGQMRTEEHKVSLELEQQKLSQEYMDYQKKLEQQKEEYRRDHPNEHREKEEFVEYFETDNQRELRQIFSGQSQMFDALRELNRKLDEIVGRQERSLSLISQLQVGGVQAGGQPGQIQLIDTIRRQEVDTVLNNQKNIISTAKQIESYINEVHSKTDLILNNQARSPTAQVQPMGYDYHSLISEMRDGLNTLKRDITQISTKVNNGGTDCPTTSCLTTTMFLLFVAVQMIILLAYSMYRDNKEAQAKKLY from the exons ATGAGCGACGCCATCTTGAACGTATTTCCATTGGAGACGGATATATGGAAAAGAGGACGTTCACTATTAGAGattacacatcgaataactGGTAACAGCTGCGTTCTGAAATCAGCTGAGAAAAT AGTCGACTACGGTCAATCTACTTTCGATTCAACAGTCGAAATGAAGATGGCCGCCGAGGTGAGGTggcttttaatttttcatgtATTTTGTGTAATTTATGCGGTTCTCGGTGAGACACCCCATCGAAAATTCGAATATAAATACTCGTTTAAGCCACCGTATCTCGCACAAAAAGATGGGAGCGTGCCTTTTTGGGAATACGGAGGAA ATGCAATTGCTAGCGCAGAAAACGTTAGAGTTGCTCCATCGTTGAGAAGCCAAAAAG gTGCGATATGGGTGAAACAGCCTGTTACCTTTAATTGGTGGGAAGTTGAATTAATATTCAGAATAACAGGAAGGGGAAGAATTGGAGCGGATGGTTTAGCCTTTTGGTACACTGCTGAAAAGGGTGCTTATAATGGCACTGTCTTTGGTAGTTCTGATCAATGGAAAggtcttggaatttttttcGATTCCTTTGACAATGACAATAAACACAACAACCCTTACATCATGGCAGTCCTCAATGATGGCACAGAAAGCTTTGATCATACTAA CGATGGTACAACACAGCTATCTGCTGGTTGCTTAAGAGATTTTCGTAATAAGCCATTTGCCACAAGAgcaaaaattgaatattatgAGAACATTCTAACA GTGCTATTCCATAATGGTATGACAAACAATGAACAAGATTATGAAATATGTTTCCGAGTTGAAAATGTTGTTCTACCAAAAGGAGGGTACTTTGGTGTCTCTGCTGCTACTG GTGGTTTGGCCGATGACCATGATGTTTCACATTTCTTAACACATTCTCTATTTCTTACTGGTCAGATGAGGACTGAGGAGCATAAAGTATCTCTTGAGCTTGAACAACAAAAGCTTAGTCAGGAGTATATGGATTACCAGAAAAAATTGGAACAACAGAAAGAAGAGTATAGGAG AGATCATCCAAACGAACATCGTGAGAAAGAGGAATTTGtagaatattttgaaactgATAATCAAAGAGAATTGCGACAAATTTTCTCTGGTCAAAGTCAAATGTTCGATGCGCTGCGCGAACTTAATAGGAAACTCGACGAAATAGTTGGAAGACAAGAGCGATCTTTAAGTTTAATATCCCAACTTCAAGTTGGTG GTGTGCAAGCGGGAGGCCAACCAGGACAAATACAGCTTATTGATACGATTCGCCGACAAGAAGTCGATACTGTATTAAATAatcaaaaaaatataataagtaCAGCAAAACAAATAGAATCCTATATAAATGAGGTGCATTCCAAGACTGATCTTATTCTTAATAATCAGGCTCGAAGTCCTACCGCTCAG GTGCAGCCGATGGGATACGATTATCATTCACTTATTTCGGAAATGCGAGATGGACTTAATACATTAAAAAGAGATATTACGCAAATAAGCACTAAAGTAAACAATGGTGGAACAGATTGTCCAACAACGAGCTGTTTAACAACAACGATGTTCTTACTTTTTGTGGCAGTTCAGATGATAATTTTACTAGCGTACAGCATGTACCG AGACAACAAAGAAGCACAGGCGAAGAAGTTGTACTAA
- the LOC126872537 gene encoding vesicle transport through interaction with t-SNAREs homolog 1A-like, translating to MASLIDNYEQQYAVLTADITAKIGRIRTQSGNEKRLSIQDVDRQIEEAQELLEQMELEVRGVNGAARDRLRGRVESHRAELKRLTQEFQSAKKAKDESIEISREDSWENNITEDQKKRLLDTSEQIDRTGRTLQNGYRMVLETEEIGSQVLKELHEQRETIQKGRARLRDTDAELGRGSRLLSGMMFRSLQQRIILAVVGLTLIIVACIVMYYSFKSKS from the exons ATGGCGTCGCTCATTGACAACTATGAGCAACAATACGCCGTTTTGACAGCTGACATTACTGCAAAAATTGGTAGAATAAGAACACAAAGCGGCA ATGAGAAAAGGCTGTCCATTCAAGATGTGGATAGGCAGATCGAAGAGGCTCAAGAACtg CTCGAGCAAATGGAATTGGAGGTTCGTGGGGTGAATGGTGCAGCACGTGATCGCTTGCGCGGTCGAGTAGAGAGTCATAGGGCAGAATTAAAACGATTGACACAAGAATTTCAATCAGCCAAAAAGGCAAAGGATGAAAGTATTGAAATAAGCAGGGAAGATTCATGGGAGAATAATATTACAGAGGACCAGAAAAAAAGATTATTAGATACCTCGGAACAAATAGACCGCACAGGTAGAACTTTACAGAATGGATATCGAATGGTATTAGAAACAGAAGAAATTGGTTCTCAAGTATTGAAGGAACTGCACGAGCAAAGAGAGACGATTCAAAAAGGAAGAGCAAGG TTACGAGATACGGATGCAGAGCTAGGTCGTGGTTCACGTTTACTCTCGGGAATGATGTTTAGAAGTCTTCAACAAAGAATTATTTTAGCAGTAGTGGGATTAACGCTTATAATTGTTGCTTGTATTGTCATGTACTATAGCTTTAAATCTAAAAGCTAA